One region of Paraburkholderia phymatum STM815 genomic DNA includes:
- a CDS encoding DUF4123 domain-containing protein: MQSQTFSEAWDASTHLLADRFLIRDWDADLPWHEVVPDALSREAHLLPVVLELAQLDDVQRAFLQTHLVMADTRDPGPAMLLSSDLGVTALARELSRHVVVTLADASRAMLRMADPQVFVQLLWILPLPYLASLCHAARRWWIPFSGQWHELGFHERPAPQWEALPEDPSIALSNVGLINQVLRTLPEPDGLKAFWRTSQHCNQWLRTAQAEAGLAAADDCVAYARHGVVLGKLFSSHPVLASCLQGARETPGLYAQRTASMSDREWDRVIADIEEIKRKQEAA, encoded by the coding sequence ATGCAAAGCCAGACGTTTTCCGAAGCATGGGATGCCAGCACGCATCTGCTCGCTGACCGCTTTCTCATTCGTGACTGGGATGCCGACCTGCCATGGCATGAGGTCGTGCCGGACGCACTGTCGAGAGAAGCCCATCTGTTGCCCGTCGTGCTGGAGCTCGCGCAGCTTGATGATGTGCAGCGAGCGTTCCTCCAGACGCACCTCGTGATGGCCGATACACGGGATCCTGGCCCCGCGATGTTGCTCTCGAGCGACCTGGGCGTCACTGCCCTGGCGAGGGAGCTGTCACGGCATGTAGTGGTGACGTTAGCGGACGCGTCACGCGCCATGCTGCGCATGGCTGACCCGCAGGTTTTCGTACAGCTGCTGTGGATTCTGCCTTTGCCCTATCTGGCGTCGCTGTGCCACGCAGCACGACGCTGGTGGATACCCTTCAGCGGGCAATGGCACGAACTCGGATTTCATGAGCGGCCGGCCCCCCAGTGGGAAGCGCTGCCCGAGGACCCGTCGATCGCGCTTTCGAACGTGGGACTGATCAATCAGGTGCTGCGCACGCTTCCCGAGCCGGACGGCCTGAAGGCGTTCTGGCGTACCTCGCAGCACTGCAACCAGTGGTTGCGCACAGCCCAGGCCGAAGCTGGACTTGCCGCCGCGGACGACTGCGTCGCCTATGCCCGTCACGGTGTCGTGCTTGGAAAGCTTTTCAGCAGTCATCCGGTTCTCGCATCGTGTCTGCAAGGTGCACGCGAGACACCCGGCCTGTACGCACAGCGGACGGCATCCATGTCGGACCGCGAGTGGGACCGCGTCATTGCGGATATCGAAGAAATCAAACGGAAACAGGAAGCAGCATGA
- the tssF gene encoding type VI secretion system baseplate subunit TssF produces MDPRTLEFYTRELRFQRAMASEFAADHLKIARRLGMEAGDIGDPYVERLVQGSAFVNARIQMRFDDEFPQLTQALLSCVYPNYLLPTPSIAVARFYPGGKAGDLVSGHRITRGTLATSKLPEGEKTPCQFSLCHDVTLYPLEISFAKLGGIPPDIYGMDRFVPPHRRVHGGLRLRIRTTGDVPVASLQGLDRLPVCLAGDAKLASHLHELIHTAAIATVAGEPGRFSEAGYAYHTVTSNAVIQEGIGPEESVLPLASRKFLGHNLVHEYFACPERFYFFTLTGLAAGLRNISGHEAEIVVLLDRPAGDLADRVDASMFALFCAPVINLFPLRTESMPIREGAPETHIVPVEKRPLDFELHSLERVLGQVTEESEVLEFRPLHQALMRDEDSHGRYFTVRREQHLAPGQSRRYGTHSTYVSTESFLQLVGPDGEPYDNGDDGEIHFVSVQAWVTNRDLPSLLRCNGVRDLDLRQSAPVSSIGLIRPPGRPKAPFAQGIKAWQLLMHLDIDHSVFDDRYDEPHPGEGLQSFLRLYLSDDAVAHRRQVESLTAATLTPVNRIIPNQQPPVARVLECGITVDESGFDGASPYVFGLVLEHYLARHVSMHSYTAIVLDSKQRGRIAQWPPRPGTRSVV; encoded by the coding sequence ATGGATCCGCGCACGCTTGAGTTCTACACGCGCGAGCTTCGCTTCCAGCGCGCGATGGCATCGGAATTTGCTGCTGACCATCTGAAGATCGCAAGGCGCCTTGGCATGGAGGCGGGCGACATTGGCGATCCTTATGTCGAGCGCCTTGTTCAAGGCTCCGCCTTTGTGAACGCGCGCATCCAGATGCGCTTCGACGATGAATTCCCGCAGCTCACCCAGGCGCTGCTTTCCTGCGTCTATCCCAACTACCTCCTGCCCACGCCATCCATCGCCGTGGCGCGGTTCTATCCGGGCGGCAAGGCGGGCGACCTCGTGTCCGGTCACCGCATCACGCGCGGCACCCTCGCCACCTCGAAACTTCCCGAGGGCGAGAAGACGCCCTGCCAGTTTTCCCTTTGTCACGACGTCACGCTGTATCCGCTTGAGATCAGCTTCGCGAAGCTGGGCGGCATTCCGCCCGACATCTACGGCATGGACCGTTTCGTGCCACCGCACCGGCGTGTACACGGCGGGTTGCGCCTGCGTATCCGCACAACCGGCGATGTACCGGTGGCAAGCCTGCAGGGACTGGACAGGCTGCCCGTCTGCCTGGCGGGCGACGCGAAGCTCGCCTCGCACCTGCACGAGCTCATTCACACGGCCGCGATTGCCACTGTGGCCGGCGAGCCGGGGCGGTTCAGTGAGGCCGGGTATGCATACCACACCGTCACCTCGAATGCCGTGATCCAGGAGGGGATTGGCCCAGAGGAGAGCGTCCTGCCGCTTGCCTCGCGAAAGTTTCTCGGCCACAACCTCGTGCACGAGTATTTCGCGTGCCCCGAGCGCTTTTACTTCTTCACGCTCACCGGTCTCGCGGCGGGGCTGCGGAACATCAGCGGCCATGAAGCCGAGATCGTGGTCCTGCTGGATCGTCCTGCGGGAGATCTGGCGGACCGTGTCGATGCGTCGATGTTCGCACTGTTCTGTGCCCCCGTGATCAACCTCTTTCCCCTGCGCACCGAAAGCATGCCGATCCGCGAAGGTGCCCCGGAAACGCACATTGTGCCGGTGGAGAAGCGGCCACTCGACTTCGAACTGCACTCACTGGAGCGTGTGCTTGGGCAGGTTACCGAAGAGTCGGAGGTGCTGGAATTCCGTCCGCTGCACCAGGCGCTGATGCGCGACGAAGACAGTCACGGGCGTTACTTCACGGTACGGCGCGAGCAGCACCTCGCCCCGGGCCAGTCCCGCCGGTACGGCACACACTCGACGTATGTCAGCACGGAGTCGTTCCTGCAGCTCGTTGGGCCGGATGGTGAACCGTACGACAACGGTGACGACGGCGAGATCCACTTCGTGTCGGTGCAGGCGTGGGTGACCAACCGCGACCTGCCCAGCCTGCTGCGCTGCAATGGCGTGCGCGACCTGGATCTGCGCCAGTCGGCACCGGTCTCGAGTATCGGTCTGATCCGGCCACCTGGCAGACCCAAAGCGCCGTTCGCTCAGGGCATCAAGGCCTGGCAACTGCTGATGCACCTCGATATCGATCATTCGGTCTTCGATGACCGGTACGACGAGCCGCACCCGGGCGAAGGGTTGCAAAGTTTTCTGCGGCTTTATCTCTCCGACGACGCCGTGGCGCATCGCCGGCAGGTCGAGAGCCTTACCGCAGCGACGCTCACGCCGGTCAACCGGATCATCCCGAACCAGCAGCCACCGGTGGCGCGGGTGCTCGAATGCGGCATCACGGTCGACGAAAGCGGCTTCGATGGCGCGAGCCCCTATGTCTTTGGTCTCGTGCTTGAGCACTACCTGGCCCGGCACGTTTCGATGCATTCGTACACGGCGATCGTGCTGGATTCGAAGCAGCGCGGGCGTATTGCGCAGTGGCCACCCCGACCGGGTACACGCAGCGTGGTGTAG
- a CDS encoding type VI secretion system Vgr family protein has translation MFKPLQPRTLSVASDALPLRAGEPVLIAQRVHGTEALGNLFDYRVELATRDTPTCRLSDAQPLVIPGQLIGKSLTISIEFEGKGVFVPGMPGNLGAANVGAGVRQITGLITAVSSTGSDDRRAYYELTVRPWLWMATQNSESRAYQNLNVVEVTQAILKGGQYPWPYELRLGAVGLQNNVYPPRDYVRQYWESDYAFLTRIWREWGIYYLFDGMTLVLCDSPGSHKKHHDAYDTVTYHAPDGKRIDEEHIHRLRISQQITPGDVTLNDYDYTRSLGKFDVNQSQYSKSSFDNIEQYHWGEYSQPLAGAMGLSGDPNDYDTEGAYLARVRLNALRCRRLRIYGTGNLRGLTTGKTFRLEGHPQREVNADYLVVSTSLDVRNPDEITRSAGDGVQYQCVTDFVLQPASAFFKNRLRKKPQAHAETAVVVGPANRPVWLDGYARTKVSFLWDRHSSRDENSSCWVRVGLPWHGGPHSFIAVPRIGDELTIDYHEGDPDKPYISASKVNEFNQPPFELPKNQALTGLVGSGLDGKGHNYVVTDDTPGQLQVQVASDQDYSRLSLGYITRIDYGTGRQQARGSGWELATDAWGVLRANRGMLITTEARGGAQAAAKDMGETVQRLTKARDTHESLAELAQQNNAQEQGADQSEITAALKAQNDAIRGGAKSGPNDFPEFAEAHVTIASPSGIETTTAGSTHIASGEHLALTAGEHLGMAVGKSLFATIREKLRIFVYQSGIRLIAGAGSIDIQALSDAVNVLAKLKIHQSAKRIEIWAEEELSLRGGKSYLTLNNAGIENGTPGQWQSYASTHQMPGPKSGPEDVPAAQLNVCEMSAASASSQHAAIVPLA, from the coding sequence ATGTTCAAACCGTTGCAGCCCCGCACACTGAGCGTGGCGTCCGACGCGTTGCCCCTCCGCGCTGGCGAGCCCGTGCTCATTGCCCAGCGCGTGCATGGCACCGAGGCACTGGGCAACCTCTTTGATTACCGGGTGGAGCTGGCCACGCGGGACACCCCGACCTGTCGGCTGTCGGATGCGCAGCCGCTCGTGATCCCCGGGCAGCTGATCGGCAAGTCCCTCACCATTTCGATCGAGTTCGAGGGTAAGGGCGTATTCGTGCCGGGCATGCCCGGCAACCTTGGGGCCGCGAATGTCGGTGCCGGGGTGCGCCAGATTACCGGCCTCATCACCGCGGTTTCCAGCACGGGCAGTGACGACCGGCGGGCGTATTACGAACTGACGGTTCGTCCCTGGCTCTGGATGGCCACCCAGAACAGCGAAAGCCGTGCTTACCAGAACCTCAATGTGGTCGAGGTGACCCAGGCGATACTCAAGGGCGGGCAGTATCCGTGGCCCTACGAACTGCGGCTGGGCGCAGTGGGCCTGCAAAACAACGTCTATCCGCCGCGCGACTACGTCCGCCAGTACTGGGAGAGTGATTACGCGTTCCTGACCAGAATCTGGCGCGAATGGGGGATTTATTACCTGTTCGATGGCATGACGCTGGTCCTCTGCGATTCGCCAGGTTCCCACAAGAAGCACCACGACGCGTACGACACCGTAACGTACCACGCACCCGACGGCAAGCGCATTGATGAAGAGCATATTCACAGGCTCCGGATCTCGCAGCAGATCACGCCGGGCGATGTGACGCTCAACGACTACGACTACACGCGCTCACTCGGGAAGTTCGACGTGAACCAGTCGCAGTACAGCAAGTCGTCATTCGACAATATCGAGCAGTACCACTGGGGCGAATACTCGCAGCCGCTCGCGGGCGCCATGGGGCTGTCGGGCGATCCGAATGACTATGACACGGAGGGCGCGTACCTGGCGCGCGTGCGGTTGAATGCGCTGCGTTGCCGGCGGCTGCGCATCTATGGCACGGGCAACCTTCGCGGCCTGACCACGGGCAAGACGTTCCGGCTTGAAGGGCATCCGCAGCGAGAAGTCAACGCGGACTATCTCGTGGTGTCGACCTCGCTCGATGTGCGCAATCCGGACGAGATCACGCGCTCAGCGGGCGACGGTGTGCAGTACCAGTGTGTGACCGATTTCGTGCTGCAGCCGGCCAGTGCGTTCTTCAAGAACCGGCTGAGAAAGAAGCCGCAGGCCCATGCCGAAACCGCCGTGGTTGTGGGACCCGCCAACCGGCCGGTCTGGCTCGATGGTTACGCACGTACCAAGGTTTCCTTTCTGTGGGACCGGCACAGCAGCCGTGACGAAAATTCGAGCTGCTGGGTGCGCGTGGGTTTGCCCTGGCATGGTGGGCCGCACAGCTTTATCGCGGTGCCGCGCATCGGCGACGAGCTGACAATCGACTATCACGAGGGCGACCCCGACAAGCCCTACATCTCGGCGAGCAAGGTCAACGAGTTCAACCAGCCACCGTTCGAGCTGCCGAAGAATCAGGCGCTTACGGGGCTGGTGGGCAGCGGTCTGGACGGCAAGGGCCATAACTACGTGGTGACCGACGATACCCCCGGCCAGTTGCAGGTCCAGGTGGCGAGCGATCAGGACTACTCGCGTCTCTCTCTCGGCTACATCACCCGGATCGACTACGGCACGGGTCGGCAGCAGGCACGCGGAAGCGGATGGGAACTGGCCACGGACGCGTGGGGCGTGCTGCGCGCCAATCGTGGCATGCTGATTACCACAGAGGCCCGTGGTGGTGCGCAGGCTGCAGCCAAGGACATGGGCGAGACGGTGCAGCGCCTGACCAAGGCCCGCGATACCCACGAAAGTCTCGCAGAGCTTGCCCAGCAAAACAATGCGCAGGAGCAGGGCGCAGACCAGAGTGAAATCACGGCCGCCCTCAAGGCGCAGAACGATGCAATTCGCGGCGGCGCGAAAAGCGGTCCCAACGACTTCCCGGAATTTGCCGAAGCCCATGTCACCATCGCCAGTCCTTCGGGCATTGAGACGACCACGGCAGGCAGCACCCACATCGCGAGCGGTGAACACCTCGCGCTGACGGCGGGCGAACATCTGGGTATGGCGGTCGGCAAGTCGCTGTTTGCGACGATCCGCGAGAAGCTGAGGATCTTTGTTTACCAGTCAGGAATCCGGCTGATCGCCGGAGCGGGATCGATCGACATCCAGGCGCTGTCCGACGCAGTCAATGTGCTGGCAAAACTCAAGATTCACCAGAGCGCGAAGCGCATCGAGATCTGGGCGGAAGAAGAGCTTTCGCTGCGCGGAGGCAAAAGCTATCTGACGCTCAACAATGCCGGCATCGAAAATGGCACGCCCGGCCAGTGGCAGTCCTACGCCTCGACCCACCAGATGCCGGGGCCAAAGAGCGGCCCCGAAGACGTGCCCGCCGCGCAGCTCAACGTCTGCGAGATGAGTGCCGCTAGCGCATCGAGCCAGCACGCCGCCATCGTTCCCCTTGCCTGA